Below is a genomic region from Candidatus Neomarinimicrobiota bacterium.
GCGGTGGGAACTCTTCGGATGATTCCATCCTCATCAGGAGGGAAATTGGGACTGCCTACTTTCCTGGAGGCTGAGAACAGCTCCACATAAGTGTTCCCAAGCCGCTCCCCGACAGGAAGCCTCCGGGTATGACCGATCCAATAGCTGACATGCTAACCCGCGTGAGAAATGCGGCAAGAGCTGGACATCCCAGGGTGGATATCCCGGCATCGAAACTCAAACTGGAGGTCGCGAAAATACTTCGCGATCACCATTACAT
It encodes:
- the rpsH gene encoding 30S ribosomal protein S8, whose amino-acid sequence is MTDPIADMLTRVRNAARAGHPRVDIPASKLKLEVAKILRDHHY